GTTGGCATCCATAGTCATCTCAAGATTAtttgcattcacgactgttcGAAAGAAAAGGACATGAGACTGGGTGAAATATGGCACACTTGTCAATCCAcatcgtcattgtcgtcatcgtcgtcgtcgtcgtcactgACATCCTTGTCGCCCTTGGCCCTCAACTTTGCCTTGTCACGTTTGCGCTTCTGGGtgagctcttcgagcagcacaagcaggTCTTCGTTCTCCTTTGCAATCTCttccttgtccttcttgagcgtgtcgagctcTTTCTCCACATCGGCACTTGAAGACGATGTGCAAGCGTTTGAGGACGTCTCGAGAGCGGCAATCTTGGATCTCAGCTCGGAAACCTCGTTCTCGCTTGACGCCTTGAACTGCGCCAGCTCCGATTCCacctgcttcttctcggcaGTCAGCTTGTCCAGTTGCGacagcttggtcgagagCTCTttgttctgcttgctcagcttttCCAACTGCTTGACTTTCTTTTCTAGCTCCTGCTTTTCTTTCGtcagcttgtcgagcgatCCCACCCGCGCTTCAAGCTCCTGTTTGTCTAGGGTGAGCTTTTCGAACTCTTGGAGCTTCTTCTCCAATTCAGCCTTGTTCTTGGTCACCTCGTCCAAGGTTTTCACTTTGTCTTCCAACTCCGCCTTGTCTTTCTCCACCTTCTGCAGCGCCGCCAGCTTCTCGGTCAACACTCGTTTCTCTTCAAGAGCCGCCGACAGCTGTTTAGATTtctcagcatcagcagTGTCGGCTTGGCCGTTCGAGCTGAGAACCTGCTCTTCGAGGGATGCCACCTTAGCTTCCAGTTCGGTCTTAGCTGCTTTGGTGACTCCCAGTTCGGCCAGTTGCGCTGTTGCAgtttcgagctcggcggtgAGCGCGGGAAGGCGCGAAAGCTGACTTTCGAGCGAAGCGTTTTGCGCTTGCAGTGCGGAGATCTTGGATTGGACTTTGACATCATCGACAGCATTCGCACCACCGGAGGCAGCAGACTCGAGAGTACGAAGCTTGCTTTCGAGCTCTGCGATCTTGTCCGCTTGTTGACCAGCCAACTCGCGCGCTTGGATCAGATCTTTCATTGCCACTCCACCTGCACCCTCCTTCTTGCCGTCAAACGAGCCGgcaacgacgagatcgtcgtgcttcttctttAACTCATCGTGCGCCTTCTGCAAGGCCGCAAACTCCTTTTGCGAAGGTttgctcgccgagatccGAGCCATTTCCGAGGTGAGCTGCAACACTTTTCCGTTGCTCTCCTCTTCCCTCGTCTGAGCCTCGGTCAATAGCttttgcagctcgtcatGCCTTGCTTGCAGATCCGCCAGTGCCGAGGCATGGTCAGACCTGAGTTGCTCGACTTGCGTacgagcagcttcgagctgcgGTGCATGCGTCGTAACGGCCTCTTGTGCTGCTCCGAGTTGCGCCTGAAGTTGAGCGATTTGCTGAGTGTGGGTCTCGGTTAGCTGTTCGACGCGTTTTTCGAGCACTTCGATTTCGCGCGCTTGTTTGACGACAGTGTCTCTCAACGATTCTGCTTGGCGTTGCGCATCGAGAAGTTCTGCCGGAAGcgcagcttgcgctgcaGAGCTGCTAGCAGGATCGACAGTTATGGATCTAGCGATCAGGGTAGAGTTGGCACGCCAGAATTCGACGAAGCTCCAATCGAACCAGAGACCCGCTCGACGACGTTTAGAGAGGTGGCCGAGACCGTTGACCTCAAGATCTTTGTCCTGGGCTTCTTCGTCTGccttctccttgtcctccGGTGTAGCCGCatcggctgcagcaggaGATGCAGAGGATGGGTCGGCCAAggcagctttggcggctgcggctgctgctgccgcagTTGCAGCCGCTTTTGCTTCTGCGATCTGTTTGACACGCAGCTCATTGGCTTCATTCTGCTCTTCAACAGCGATAAGCTTTTCCAGCACGTCAGGTGTGACTTCGCGGAAACGAACATCTTCAGAAATGCGGTTGATGCGCACAGCAAACTGGTCAGCGCCAATTCTGGAGTGTAGGATGGGGTGCATCGTGGCTCTTGTCACGGCCTCCTTGCCTGGGTCAGTATCAAATTCGTACGCCACTCCCAACAGGAATGCAGCGAGACCTTGGATGAGTGGATCGACACCAGACGACTGAGCGACTGGCTGAATGACAGCTTGCAGCGCAGCCGATTCCGACAAAAAGTCGCGCACGCTCAGTGGCGAGTCGTGCAGCCACACGGAGAGCAGGACGAGGTAGCCCACCATGATGCGCGTCCAGTCTGCCGCAGAATAGgagatggacgagacgGTAGCGCCCATAGCCGAGGCGCGCTCTGTGCGTACggcatcggcgagctcTCGTTCGGACAGAGTCAAGTTGCCGACAATGACTTGGATGAGCGACGAAGgtgcgtcgtcgtcgtcgtcatcgtcagcctcgtcatcgtcgcctTCCTTTGTGGCTCGAACGTGCTTGATGACTGTGCCATCGGGGTTGATCGAGATAGAACGGGCAGCTGCTTTGGCCGTCTCACTTCCGCGAACGAGGTAGGAGAAGAGCATAGCCGAGACAAGGTATTTGTAGGCGTCGGCATGTTCAGACGTAGCCTGGACTGAAGGGCTCTGGGTGATAGCCTCGAAGAGGATCCTGCCTGCAGCAGATGCTTGATGCGCACCACTttcagcttcagcttcagcttgcGGGACCATACCGTTGATGATGGACAGACGTGCATCCATGTTGTCAGCGACATAAGCTCGGAAGcaagcgacagcagcgcctCTCAACCCGAGCCCACCTTTGGCACCCGAAGTGCcgatggcaagctcgatAAGAcagacagcagcaggtcTTGGCTCTATACGGGTGAGGGAAGCCTCTGGAGGAGCTGCATATGCCGAGTGCTGAGCCGATTGTTGGTCTCCCTCTTGCGCTTCGGCTCCGTGCGGCTCGGATGCGCTGACGACCTTGATCGGTTGCACGAGCAACGCGGAGAGAAGATCTTGATTGGCTCTCGACGCGTGCATAAGTGAGGCCGAGACGTGCAGCGCCTGTGCTTTGAGGGAAGCAGGggcggtggaagcaagaCCGAGTTCGATTAGGCATTTCGTAAGGCCGCATTGCAAAAGCGCGCCTTGATTGGCACGACGACCTTCACCCTGGCCGCCGATGAGCAGAGCGACGATCTCAAGCACGATTTTGGCGTTGACGACTTTCTGATGGTCCCAATCCTGGAAGCAAAATGCCTCGAGCTGGCGCGCGTACTCGTGTTCAGCATGCTTGGAGGGGAACTCGTTGTTGGACGGTGTGGGAGGATAGAAGAGCAGCGGTGCAAGCATGGGGATAGAGAGAGTCTCTCGGAAGTAATTCTGGTTGGAGACGTTGTAGCGCAAAAGAGCTTCGAGGCCCTCGAGGGCATCTTGGACAATGACACCGCCTTCTATCCTGCCTTCAGCGGCACACACGTCGAGGAGCTTCTCGAAAGCGCCTTCGAATGCGACGAGCTTT
The Mycosarcoma maydis chromosome 14, whole genome shotgun sequence DNA segment above includes these coding regions:
- a CDS encoding uncharacterized protein (related to transport protein USO1): MLHGFNILRQQYSQLSKPGGANQSAVNTIQTLAERLSKADELQLSIEDRRAAVLALKGLSRDHNRAVGQHALPALLISLQQDAKDEDIARALIECCITLCEVQSPEAAQASSAAQPPQAQGKRKQHDQGPPSGLLHTDIFLQEPGPLHCLLPLLAPDRAFYTRFASLQLLGSLLRNRPHRVQDHVLVAPGGCGAILECLAEGAGSSAEIVRNEALLLLPHLVYGNADIQKLVAFEGAFEKLLDVCAAEGRIEGGVIVQDALEGLEALLRYNVSNQNYFRETLSIPMLAPLLFYPPTPSNNEFPSKHAEHEYARQLEAFCFQDWDHQKVVNAKIVLEIVALLIGGQGEGRRANQGALLQCGLTKCLIELGLASTAPASLKAQALHVSASLMHASRANQDLLSALLVQPIKVVSASEPHGAEAQEGDQQSAQHSAYAAPPEASLTRIEPRPAAVCLIELAIGTSGAKGGLGLRGAAVACFRAYVADNMDARLSIINGMVPQAEAEAESGAHQASAAGRILFEAITQSPSVQATSEHADAYKYLVSAMLFSYLVRGSETAKAAARSISINPDGTVIKHVRATKEGDDDEADDDDDDDAPSSLIQVIVGNLTLSERELADAVRTERASAMGATVSSISYSAADWTRIMVGYLVLLSVWLHDSPLSVRDFLSESAALQAVIQPVAQSSGVDPLIQGLAAFLLGVAYEFDTDPGKEAVTRATMHPILHSRIGADQFAVRINRISEDVRFREVTPDVLEKLIAVEEQNEANELRVKQIAEAKAAATAAAAAAAAKAALADPSSASPAAADAATPEDKEKADEEAQDKDLEVNGLGHLSKRRRAGLWFDWSFVEFWRANSTLIARSITVDPASSSAAQAALPAELLDAQRQAESLRDTVVKQAREIEVLEKRVEQLTETHTQQIAQLQAQLGAAQEAVTTHAPQLEAARTQVEQLRSDHASALADLQARHDELQKLLTEAQTREEESNGKVLQLTSEMARISASKPSQKEFAALQKAHDELKKKHDDLVVAGSFDGKKEGAGGVAMKDLIQARELAGQQADKIAELESKLRTLESAASGGANAVDDVKVQSKISALQAQNASLESQLSRLPALTAELETATAQLAELGVTKAAKTELEAKVASLEEQVLSSNGQADTADAEKSKQLSAALEEKRVLTEKLAALQKVEKDKAELEDKVKTLDEVTKNKAELEKKLQEFEKLTLDKQELEARVGSLDKLTKEKQELEKKVKQLEKLSKQNKELSTKLSQLDKLTAEKKQVESELAQFKASSENEVSELRSKIAALETSSNACTSSSSADVEKELDTLKKDKEEIAKENEDLLVLLEELTQKRKRDKAKLRAKGDKDVSDDDDDDDDNDDVD